One window of Campylobacter avium LMG 24591 genomic DNA carries:
- a CDS encoding IclR family transcriptional regulator, producing MRSYTAPALSRGLQILEFLSTQKTPLTLHSIASQLNMSVSHIYRIMQVLHTHDYIKKDKNTESFALTPKLFLLSMNFRDNSTLFDAVSPILEEISSYTKQSVHFAIQTDKNISVIARSHLHNEAGFVVRIGYTKPMQNTNSGLLLLAFASKEEREAVLKVDKALEKTFAKICKDGYYMNYSYYAKGIIDISIPLFSKFSKNVIGALTIPYVYIEGRSLSLKETAKYIRSFSPCVIPF from the coding sequence ATGAGGTCATACACAGCCCCAGCACTCAGCAGAGGTTTGCAAATTTTGGAATTTTTATCAACGCAAAAAACACCGCTTACCTTGCATTCCATAGCCTCTCAGCTTAATATGAGTGTTTCACATATATATAGAATTATGCAGGTTTTGCATACTCACGACTATATAAAAAAGGACAAGAATACTGAATCATTTGCACTTACGCCAAAACTTTTTTTGCTTTCCATGAATTTTAGGGATAATTCCACCTTATTTGACGCGGTATCTCCTATCTTAGAAGAAATTTCATCTTATACAAAACAGTCTGTCCATTTTGCCATACAAACTGATAAAAACATCTCTGTTATAGCACGCTCTCACTTGCATAATGAGGCCGGCTTTGTCGTGCGTATAGGATATACAAAGCCTATGCAAAATACAAATTCAGGTCTTTTGTTGCTAGCGTTTGCAAGCAAGGAGGAAAGAGAGGCTGTGCTAAAGGTTGATAAGGCTTTGGAAAAGACCTTTGCTAAGATATGCAAAGATGGTTATTATATGAATTATTCTTATTACGCAAAGGGTATAATTGACATTTCCATACCTTTGTTTTCTAAATTTAGCAAAAATGTTATCGGCGCCTTAACCATACCTTATGTGTATATAGAGGGAAGGTCTTTAAGCCTAAAAGAAACAGCAAAATATATAAGGTCTTTTTCTCCTTGCGTGATTCCTTTTTAA
- a CDS encoding PAS domain-containing protein: protein MEIKLEKETLITSKTDLKGCITYANYDFIKYAGYTLEQLIGKPHNMVRHEDMPKTVFKYLWDYIKEGKEIFAFVKNKSKNGDFYWVFANVTPSKNISGEIVGYYSVRRKPNELAIKNIEELYSKLLEIEKKEGLNAACAQLQGFCDEKQKSYNELIFALQHLQE, encoded by the coding sequence ATGGAAATAAAGCTTGAAAAAGAAACGCTAATCACCTCAAAAACAGACCTAAAAGGCTGTATAACATACGCAAATTACGACTTTATAAAATACGCAGGATACACGCTAGAACAGCTAATAGGCAAACCGCACAACATGGTAAGACACGAAGACATGCCAAAAACTGTGTTTAAATACCTTTGGGATTACATAAAAGAGGGGAAAGAAATTTTCGCCTTTGTGAAAAACAAAAGCAAAAACGGCGACTTTTACTGGGTTTTTGCAAATGTAACCCCGTCAAAAAACATAAGCGGAGAAATAGTTGGCTACTACTCAGTAAGAAGAAAGCCAAATGAGCTAGCCATAAAAAACATAGAAGAGCTTTATTCTAAGCTACTTGAGATAGAGAAAAAAGAGGGCTTAAACGCAGCTTGTGCTCAGCTGCAAGGCTTTTGCGATGAAAAACAAAAAAGCTATAATGAACTAATCTTTGCCCTGCAGCACTTACAAGAATAA
- a CDS encoding DUF5718 family protein, with amino-acid sequence MKDIIGLALAGNFAKHLEQAGEAKDFVLIKTDDADAPKGMFAFYVPNSTSFLSRYCIDNEKIIIPKGCKVQAEPELALECELSYKDELVLSIKPLYFMAFNDTSIREGIKASKISQKKNFSTASKGFGDKKIPIDVFEKGHICDFYSIASFIRHKDSAEFENYGEVSKVSTYSYFYSKLLEWMIKTINSQQDFAVLENLSLMLKEAKYPKKALISIGATRYMPKYEHTFLTEGDELCIMLFNHDKYSQDELKKMLARNADFSNFDDISALRQRVLFL; translated from the coding sequence ATGAAAGATATTATAGGACTTGCTTTAGCTGGAAATTTTGCAAAGCACTTAGAACAAGCCGGCGAGGCAAAAGACTTTGTTTTAATTAAGACTGATGATGCTGATGCACCAAAGGGAATGTTTGCATTTTATGTGCCAAATTCTACGAGCTTTTTATCGCGTTACTGTATAGATAATGAAAAGATTATCATTCCAAAAGGCTGTAAAGTCCAGGCAGAACCTGAGTTAGCACTTGAGTGTGAGCTCTCTTACAAAGATGAGTTAGTACTTTCTATCAAGCCTTTGTATTTTATGGCTTTTAATGATACATCCATAAGAGAGGGCATAAAGGCTAGTAAAATTTCTCAAAAAAAGAACTTTTCCACAGCTTCAAAGGGTTTTGGTGATAAGAAAATTCCAATAGATGTCTTTGAAAAGGGTCATATTTGCGATTTTTACTCCATAGCTTCTTTTATAAGACATAAAGATAGTGCTGAATTTGAAAATTACGGCGAAGTTAGTAAGGTAAGCACTTACAGCTATTTTTACTCTAAATTGCTTGAGTGGATGATAAAAACGATAAACAGTCAGCAAGACTTTGCCGTCTTAGAAAATTTAAGTCTTATGCTAAAGGAGGCTAAATATCCTAAAAAAGCGCTCATAAGTATAGGTGCCACAAGATATATGCCAAAGTATGAACACACCTTTTTAACAGAGGGCGATGAGCTTTGCATTATGCTTTTTAACCATGATAAGTACTCACAAGATGAGCTTAAGAAAATGCTTGCTAGAAATGCGGATTTTTCTAACTTTGATGATATATCTGCATTAAGGCAAAGGGTGTTATTCTTGTAA
- a CDS encoding RNA degradosome polyphosphate kinase: MQNSAKLFFNRELSWLKFNTRVLDQCSKDIPLLEKLKFIAIYCTNLDEFYMIRVAGLKKLFSAGINASGDDEMTPLNQLKEIRSYIRKEKPLLEKYFNEILANLKKENLHISSYDEVDEALKQKCDEFFFSNILPLIVPIAVDATHPFPHLNNLSFALAVKLSDNANPDIVKFGMIRIPRLLPRFYAASSNVYVPIESIVKNHTESIFPGYKLIASAPFRVTRNADIDIEEEEADDFMMLLEQGLKLRRKGAFVRLQIQKNADKQIMDFLVNHMQIFPKDIYEYSILLNLSTLWQIVSNKDFAHLLLPHYTPKTLQPFNENSSVFETIDKEDVLIFQPYESFDPVYRLIKEASKDNDVISIRMTLYRVEKNSKIVGALIDAANDGKQVTVMVELKARFDEENNLHWAKALEDAGAHVIYGIAGFKVHAKICQIIKRENDKLKFYMHLSTGNYNASTARIYTDVSYFTSKIEFARDSTNFFHILSGFSKTKRLETLSMSPGQIKENVIKMIRLETSKASEGHIIAKMNSLVDSDVIKALYEASKAGVKIELIIRGICCLRPNLSFSKNIKVRSIIGKYLEHARIFYFKHSEPNYFISSADWMPRNLDRRLELMTPIFDKKSKAKLAQILRLQLEDSELSYELDSNGDYHKLKENDKPLNSQQKLEDYMNKIYKILKKDTGQNRAEYLASKLFKES, from the coding sequence ATGCAAAACTCAGCTAAATTATTTTTCAACAGAGAACTTTCTTGGCTTAAGTTTAACACAAGAGTGCTAGATCAATGCTCAAAAGACATACCTTTACTTGAAAAACTTAAATTTATAGCCATTTATTGCACAAATTTAGATGAGTTTTATATGATAAGAGTAGCCGGACTTAAGAAGTTATTTAGCGCAGGCATAAACGCAAGCGGCGATGATGAGATGACTCCTTTAAACCAGCTTAAAGAAATTCGCTCTTACATAAGAAAAGAAAAGCCTTTGCTAGAAAAATACTTTAATGAAATTTTAGCAAATCTCAAAAAAGAAAATTTGCACATAAGCTCTTATGATGAGGTGGATGAGGCCTTGAAACAAAAATGCGATGAGTTTTTCTTTTCAAATATCTTGCCCCTCATCGTTCCAATCGCAGTGGATGCAACTCACCCTTTTCCTCATCTAAACAATCTTAGCTTCGCCTTGGCCGTCAAACTAAGTGATAATGCAAATCCTGACATAGTTAAATTTGGAATGATACGAATTCCAAGGTTGTTGCCAAGATTTTACGCAGCTAGCTCAAATGTCTATGTTCCCATAGAAAGCATAGTAAAAAATCACACTGAAAGCATTTTCCCAGGATACAAGCTAATCGCCTCAGCACCTTTTAGGGTTACTAGAAATGCAGACATAGACATAGAGGAAGAAGAAGCCGATGATTTTATGATGCTCTTAGAGCAAGGCCTAAAATTAAGGCGAAAGGGAGCTTTTGTAAGATTACAAATTCAAAAAAATGCAGATAAACAGATAATGGACTTTTTGGTAAATCATATGCAAATTTTTCCAAAAGATATTTACGAGTATTCTATCTTGCTAAATTTATCAACACTGTGGCAAATCGTTTCAAATAAAGACTTTGCTCATCTTTTACTGCCTCACTACACGCCAAAAACACTGCAACCCTTTAACGAAAATTCATCTGTTTTTGAGACGATAGACAAGGAAGATGTGCTGATTTTTCAACCTTATGAAAGCTTCGACCCTGTTTATAGGCTGATTAAAGAGGCTAGCAAGGATAATGATGTAATCTCCATAAGAATGACCCTGTATAGAGTTGAAAAAAATTCAAAGATAGTTGGTGCCTTGATAGATGCGGCAAATGACGGCAAGCAAGTTACTGTTATGGTGGAGCTTAAGGCTAGATTTGATGAGGAGAATAATTTACATTGGGCAAAGGCTTTGGAGGACGCTGGAGCACATGTGATATACGGCATAGCTGGCTTTAAGGTTCATGCAAAAATATGCCAGATAATTAAAAGAGAAAATGATAAGCTGAAATTTTACATGCACCTTAGCACAGGTAATTACAACGCTAGCACGGCTAGAATTTACACGGATGTGAGTTATTTTACAAGCAAGATTGAATTTGCAAGAGATAGCACGAATTTCTTTCACATACTATCTGGCTTTAGCAAGACAAAAAGGCTTGAAACGCTGTCTATGAGCCCGGGGCAAATCAAAGAAAATGTTATAAAAATGATAAGGCTTGAAACAAGCAAAGCAAGCGAGGGACACATAATAGCCAAGATGAATTCCTTAGTAGATAGTGATGTGATAAAGGCTTTGTATGAGGCTTCAAAGGCCGGAGTTAAGATAGAGCTCATCATAAGGGGAATTTGCTGCTTAAGGCCGAATTTGTCATTTAGCAAAAATATAAAGGTAAGAAGTATCATAGGTAAGTATTTAGAGCATGCTAGAATTTTTTATTTTAAGCACAGCGAGCCAAATTATTTTATCTCAAGTGCTGATTGGATGCCTAGGAATTTAGATAGAAGGCTTGAGCTTATGACCCCTATTTTTGATAAAAAGTCAAAGGCTAAGCTAGCGCAAATTTTAAGGCTGCAACTTGAAGATAGCGAACTATCATACGAACTTGATAGCAATGGGGATTATCACAAACTAAAAGAAAACGACAAGCCTTTAAATTCTCAGCAAAAATTAGAAGATTATATGAATAAAATATATAAAATTCTTAAAAAAGACACAGGGCAAAACCGTGCTGAATACCTTGCCTCAAAGCTATTTAAAGAAAGCTAG
- the lepA gene encoding translation elongation factor 4 yields the protein MSNIRNFSIIAHIDHGKSTLADRIITECNAINERQMSSQVLDTMDIEKERGITIKAQSVRLEYEFEEQKYILNLIDTPGHVDFSYEVSKSLASCEGALLVVDASQGVEAQTIANVYVALENNLEIIPVINKIDLPSADINKVKHEIEHIIGIDCSNAICVSAKTGEGIKELLENIIKKIPAPKIDENSPTKALIYDSWFDNYLGALALIRIYDGSIKKNEEVLIMSSGKKHNVLELLYPHPISQKKTNILKSGEVGIVVLGLKNVSDLQVGDTITCTKNEAKEAIAGFEKAKAFVFAGIYPIDTDKFEDLRDALDKLKLNDSSITYEPETSLALGFGFRVGFLGLLHMEVIKERLEREFKLDLIASAPTVTYEVHLNDGTVINIQNPSELPPVNKINFIKEPFVKATIITPSEFVGNLITLLNRKRAIQTKMDYINPTRVLLEYDIPLNEIIMDFYDKLKSLSKGYASFDYEPIEYREADLVKLDIKVAGENVDALSVIVPKSEAQSKGRELVKAMKEIVPRQLFEVAIQASIGSKIIARETVKSMGKNVTAKCYGGDITRKRKLLEKQKEGKKRMKAIGKVHLPQEAFLSVLKID from the coding sequence ATGAGTAATATTAGAAATTTTTCAATCATAGCACACATAGACCACGGCAAAAGCACCCTAGCAGATAGGATAATAACAGAGTGCAATGCCATAAATGAAAGACAAATGAGCTCTCAAGTGCTTGATACTATGGATATAGAAAAAGAAAGAGGCATAACCATAAAGGCACAATCAGTAAGGCTTGAGTATGAATTTGAGGAGCAAAAATATATACTAAATTTGATAGATACTCCCGGACATGTTGATTTTTCTTATGAGGTTAGCAAAAGCTTAGCAAGCTGTGAGGGTGCTTTACTTGTAGTTGATGCCTCGCAAGGAGTTGAGGCTCAAACCATAGCTAATGTTTATGTAGCCTTAGAAAATAATCTTGAAATAATACCGGTTATAAACAAAATAGATCTTCCTTCAGCCGATATAAACAAAGTAAAACACGAAATAGAGCACATCATAGGCATAGATTGCTCAAATGCAATCTGCGTAAGTGCAAAAACTGGCGAAGGTATAAAAGAACTCTTAGAAAATATAATAAAAAAAATTCCAGCTCCAAAAATAGATGAGAATTCCCCTACTAAAGCTTTGATTTATGATTCTTGGTTTGATAATTACCTTGGAGCCTTGGCTTTGATTAGAATTTATGATGGTAGCATTAAAAAAAATGAGGAAGTTTTAATAATGTCTTCTGGAAAAAAGCACAATGTTTTGGAGCTTTTATACCCTCACCCAATAAGTCAAAAAAAGACAAATATTTTAAAATCAGGGGAAGTAGGCATTGTAGTTTTGGGGCTTAAAAATGTTTCTGATTTACAAGTAGGCGATACTATAACTTGCACAAAAAATGAAGCAAAAGAAGCTATAGCTGGTTTTGAAAAGGCAAAAGCCTTTGTTTTTGCAGGAATTTACCCTATAGATACTGATAAATTTGAAGATTTAAGAGATGCACTTGATAAGCTTAAGCTAAATGACAGCTCCATAACATACGAACCAGAGACATCTTTAGCACTTGGCTTTGGCTTTAGAGTGGGCTTTTTAGGACTTTTACATATGGAAGTGATAAAAGAAAGGCTAGAAAGAGAATTTAAGCTTGATTTAATAGCATCAGCACCAACAGTTACTTACGAAGTGCATTTAAACGATGGCACGGTAATAAACATACAAAATCCTAGCGAACTTCCACCTGTAAATAAAATAAATTTTATAAAAGAACCATTTGTAAAGGCTACAATAATCACTCCGAGTGAATTTGTAGGAAATTTAATAACACTTTTAAATAGAAAAAGAGCTATACAAACAAAGATGGATTATATAAATCCCACTAGGGTTTTGCTTGAATACGATATACCTTTAAATGAAATAATAATGGATTTTTATGACAAGCTAAAATCTCTAAGCAAGGGCTATGCTAGTTTTGATTATGAGCCTATAGAGTATAGAGAGGCTGATCTTGTAAAGCTTGATATAAAGGTAGCTGGAGAAAATGTAGATGCTTTAAGCGTAATAGTGCCAAAAAGCGAGGCACAAAGCAAGGGTAGAGAGCTTGTAAAAGCTATGAAAGAAATAGTGCCTAGACAGCTCTTTGAAGTAGCTATTCAAGCAAGCATAGGCTCAAAAATAATAGCTAGAGAAACCGTAAAATCAATGGGAAAAAATGTAACAGCAAAGTGCTATGGAGGAGATATAACCAGAAAAAGAAAGCTCTTAGAAAAACAAAAAGAAGGTAAAAAGCGTATGAAAGCTATAGGCAAAGTGCATTTGCCGCAAGAAGCTTTTTTATCAGTGCTTAAGATAGACTAG
- a CDS encoding TolC family protein codes for MIRIAIFVFLSLSLYAVNLEDFIELSLRNETNLIKENEILKANNEKDKALSAYFPSISLESAYNANNGDVFIDRAKESLYAVFSLSYIIYDGGKREAQFKGAKSMQNLALLNSQFTKQNTVYKACVLYFNYLSLEKIISASKAKENFLQNSLNNAQKMFLAGLKSKEEFESIKAVYHQSKIERMKNELKLNEIEKEIFILSKERLVPSKISSLQEPKYHSTDSIEVKIAREEENLAKLNLDIARSKFYPTFYIQNNYGFYQNNFDFSIPNTLPPFAINFVDRYFKRHSQNNQFIIAMQWKIFDFKLRSSELENSRLDFYSKKLQTRLNERKNKAELEYSLKELQVLKEQISALELNLDASNLSFESIDKKYKSGLKSLNDYLKALDDKFNSISRLELAKNEYEIAKARYYFLAGLDIRERIQR; via the coding sequence ATGATTAGAATCGCTATATTTGTTTTTTTGTCATTGTCGTTATATGCTGTAAATTTAGAGGATTTTATAGAGCTTAGTCTAAGAAATGAAACAAATTTGATAAAAGAAAACGAAATTTTAAAAGCAAATAATGAAAAAGACAAAGCTTTAAGTGCTTATTTTCCAAGTATAAGTTTAGAAAGTGCTTATAACGCAAATAATGGAGATGTTTTTATAGATAGGGCTAAAGAGAGTTTATATGCGGTTTTTTCTTTATCTTATATAATATATGATGGAGGTAAAAGAGAGGCACAGTTTAAAGGTGCAAAAAGTATGCAAAATTTAGCTCTTTTAAATTCACAATTTACAAAGCAAAATACAGTGTATAAAGCTTGTGTTCTTTATTTTAATTATCTAAGTTTAGAAAAAATAATATCAGCAAGCAAGGCTAAAGAAAATTTTTTGCAAAACAGTCTTAATAACGCTCAAAAGATGTTTTTAGCAGGTTTAAAAAGCAAAGAAGAATTTGAAAGCATAAAGGCTGTATATCATCAAAGCAAGATAGAGCGTATGAAAAATGAGCTTAAATTAAATGAGATTGAAAAGGAGATTTTTATACTTAGCAAAGAAAGGCTTGTCCCAAGCAAAATAAGCTCTTTGCAAGAACCAAAATACCATAGCACAGATAGCATAGAAGTAAAAATAGCAAGAGAAGAAGAAAATTTAGCAAAATTAAATTTAGATATAGCACGTTCTAAATTTTATCCAACTTTTTACATACAAAACAATTACGGTTTTTATCAAAATAATTTTGATTTTAGTATCCCAAACACCTTGCCGCCTTTTGCCATAAATTTCGTGGATAGGTATTTTAAAAGGCATTCACAAAATAATCAATTCATAATAGCTATGCAGTGGAAAATTTTTGATTTTAAGTTAAGAAGTTCGGAGCTTGAAAATAGCAGACTTGACTTTTACTCGAAAAAACTACAAACAAGATTAAATGAAAGAAAAAATAAGGCTGAACTTGAATATAGCTTAAAGGAATTACAGGTTTTAAAGGAGCAAATAAGTGCTTTAGAGCTAAATTTAGATGCTTCAAATTTAAGCTTTGAAAGTATAGATAAGAAATATAAAAGTGGATTAAAATCTTTAAATGACTATTTAAAAGCACTTGATGATAAGTTTAATTCTATAAGTAGGCTTGAATTGGCAAAAAATGAATACGAAATAGCTAAAGCTAGATATTATTTCTTAGCCGGACTTGACATAAGAGAAAGGATACAAAGGTGA
- a CDS encoding efflux RND transporter periplasmic adaptor subunit encodes MRFFIFTFMFISCLKAEEVYAYFDVYAMNQSFLAMETAGVVKQIFVKPSQLVKKGDVLLELENSSEKIALQLAKNDYELALTELNNSKSKLSKFSKVKDVLDSQSFEDMQGAFEEARLKAKKAELNIKRYEDALEKKTLKAPYDAIVANKFINVGEGVSPTSQKLFEIFSYPQVKLLLSFDEKYKDKVKIGQTYRYKVANEEKEAKIDLIYPSIDVKNRKIYAEAYTTGLTVGLFGEGSIIIK; translated from the coding sequence GTGAGATTTTTTATATTTACATTCATGTTTATTTCTTGTTTAAAAGCGGAAGAGGTTTATGCTTATTTTGATGTTTATGCTATGAATCAAAGCTTTCTTGCTATGGAAACAGCTGGAGTGGTAAAGCAGATTTTTGTCAAGCCTTCTCAACTTGTAAAAAAGGGCGATGTTCTTTTAGAGCTTGAAAACAGTTCCGAAAAAATAGCTTTGCAATTGGCTAAAAATGACTACGAACTAGCTTTAACAGAGCTTAACAATAGCAAAAGCAAACTTTCTAAATTTAGCAAGGTAAAAGATGTCTTAGACAGTCAAAGTTTTGAAGATATGCAAGGTGCCTTTGAAGAAGCTAGATTAAAAGCAAAAAAGGCTGAATTAAACATAAAACGATATGAAGATGCTTTAGAAAAAAAGACCTTAAAAGCACCTTATGATGCTATAGTGGCAAATAAATTTATAAATGTAGGTGAAGGCGTTTCTCCGACTTCTCAAAAACTTTTTGAAATTTTTTCATATCCGCAAGTAAAACTTTTACTAAGCTTTGATGAAAAATACAAAGATAAAGTAAAAATAGGTCAAACATATAGATATAAGGTTGCAAACGAAGAAAAAGAAGCAAAAATAGATCTTATTTATCCTAGCATAGATGTCAAAAATAGAAAAATTTACGCAGAAGCCTATACCACAGGGCTTACAGTTGGACTTTTTGGAGAAGGGAGTATAATTATAAAATGA